Sequence from the Bremerella volcania genome:
AACTGGCTGCCCGTATGCAGATGACGGTGCCTGAGGTAAGTGACCTTTCCACGGAACCGGCAGAAACATTGCAGATGTACGGTGCGGATGATACGCAAAATACGTTGAAGTCCGCCTATGCTCGCAACTGCATTTTAGCGCGACGGCTGATCGAGCAAGGAGTCCGATTTGTCCAACTATTCAACGGGGCCTATCAAACCGGTGGCGAAGGGGTTAGCAATTGGGACGGGCACAAGGCGCTTCAGACGCAGTACAGCATCCATGGGCCTGTTCTTGATCAACCGACGGCTGCTCTTATTAAAGATTTGAAACAGCGAGGTCTTTTGGAAGATACGCTGGTAGTCTGGTGTACCGAATTCGGTCGCATGCCAACCTTTCAAAAAGGGGCGAGCGGCCGTGACCATAACCCGGAAGGCTTTACCTGTTGGCTGGCCGGTGCTGGAGTGAAAGCCCCGTTTACGTTTGGTGGGACGGATGAGTTCGGGTACAAGGCCGTTGATAATGTCGTCGACGTGCACGATTTTCATGCGACCATTCTCCATCTCTTGGGCTTAGATCACGAGAGGTTGACGTTCTATCACAATGGAATCGAACGACGCCTTACGGATGTCCATGGTCGCGTGATTAAGGACATTCTAGCGTAGCCGTATCGATGTCGAGTTGCCGCTTGTTGATCCATGGCTACCGCGGAATGGGTTCGACAACCAGCCAATTGATACACGTGTTGCTGCCACCTTTAGGCGTGCCAAGCGTCAGCGTCAATCGTCCGTCGCCAATCGTAACGTTGGTGACAAGCTCGGCAAATCTGCCCGATTGCGTATCAAGGTTCTCAGCGAGCACCTTCCCCTCGACCTTAAGGTATTGCCCAAGTTGCTCGTGCCCCGCATCCCCTAGGCAGACCGTTAAGCGGTAATGCCCATTGGGTAACTCGCATTCCCAAACATCCTCAGTCCGGGTAAAGACGAATGAACTTGCCAGCGGTTTGTCGTGGATATCTCGTTCGCGAATGTTCTTCGTCAGATCCTGACGCCAGCCATATCCGAGCCTGGGTTGAAAAAGACGGCCGATGTCCTGCTGGTAACCAGGCACGTCAGGACCGTCAGCGGTGGTGAAGTTGATCGCAATCGTGCCGTCCGCGAATTCTCCTTCGTGTTCAGGAATCCCATCGCGAGTAGGATCGTCTTTCCATGACTTCCATCCCGGCGTAAATGGTAACGGGTCTTTCTCGTCGGGAATTCCGTCCGCATCGGCGTCGGTAGGGTCGAGACGCTTCCAATTCGGAGTGGACTGCTTTACCAAGATAGACCAGATTTGTTGGGCCGCTTCGCGGCGGGTTCGTGGGACTGGCATATCGTGCAGAGCTGATATCTCATAACCTTGTTGGGCTGCGTTGGACACGATTCGTCCATACCAACTATCCGTGACGGGCCCGTCAGCTTGAAATGAAGTATCGGCAGCCTCTAGCTCCAATAGGCGTCGTAAGGCCAGATGCTGGATCGCGGCGAATCCCGGTTCAAGTGGATCGACGTCGGCGAAAGGCCAGATGACTAAAGGAGCGCCGTCGCGGCCGTGGAGTAGCCCGTCCCAGATTTCGGCTAGATAGGCTCGTTGCAGAGGAAGCTTGGAAGGGCTGACGTCATGACGAAGGGAAACGGCGGCGACTGCTCCACTGGCCTGACCGGCGTGAATCGATTGATCGTGTAACCGACATGAGGAGCTAACAATGCTGGTGTAGCCAAGATTCTTTTGAGCCCCCAATAGACCATCAACGTCAGAAGGAACTAAGGAGCGCAAGGGAAAGACTGCCCGACCGGTACCTTCTCGGCCAAAGCGACGATTTCCACGAAAGGTTGCCTCCCAGGGGCCTTTGTCGAGTTGATCGGTACGCCACGAACGTTTAGTCGGATGGAAGTCTA
This genomic interval carries:
- a CDS encoding FAD-dependent oxidoreductase — its product is MGGTESGCAAAVQAARMGVKKIVLVNGIQWLGGQFSAEALGAIDENRGHGYNGTVPIPRSGIFRDVIDAIETKNAELYGGVRRPGNTRVITTGRPVVSEQVFRELLAPFEESGQIHRYSDFIVESVLTDVNCVHGVVFRSTTGKPNLTVRAKITIDASDWGDVIQKSGAGWDVGLDARSEYDEPSAPESAEPSTDVNPITWCLIVEEQKEDSLIPQPEGYDERYFTGQWGWIDEKFAYTTRRLVDGHGFAEIDHPDVLLINTPPIDYPLDVFPADVAMALEETEQGASQKPLAAMTPTQRAIVYADAQNHSLKFLYYLQQKFPKFRKMALSPEFGTTNQLPPKPYIRESIRLKAEHVIREQEVLGFEARSNYATTMFPDAVFSWQFELDFHPTKRSWRTDQLDKGPWEATFRGNRRFGREGTGRAVFPLRSLVPSDVDGLLGAQKNLGYTSIVSSSCRLHDQSIHAGQASGAVAAVSLRHDVSPSKLPLQRAYLAEIWDGLLHGRDGAPLVIWPFADVDPLEPGFAAIQHLALRRLLELEAADTSFQADGPVTDSWYGRIVSNAAQQGYEISALHDMPVPRTRREAAQQIWSILVKQSTPNWKRLDPTDADADGIPDEKDPLPFTPGWKSWKDDPTRDGIPEHEGEFADGTIAINFTTADGPDVPGYQQDIGRLFQPRLGYGWRQDLTKNIRERDIHDKPLASSFVFTRTEDVWECELPNGHYRLTVCLGDAGHEQLGQYLKVEGKVLAENLDTQSGRFAELVTNVTIGDGRLTLTLGTPKGGSNTCINWLVVEPIPR